In Heteronotia binoei isolate CCM8104 ecotype False Entrance Well chromosome 4, APGP_CSIRO_Hbin_v1, whole genome shotgun sequence, a genomic segment contains:
- the S1PR3 gene encoding sphingosine 1-phosphate receptor 3, producing MAAYITPTTHPSLHHQNTVWDNEIKRHYDFVGKGDRVNKAKGIDLTTIVLLIICSFIILENLMVLIAIWINNKFHNRMYFFIGNLALCDLLAGIVYKVNILTSGSNTVFLTCKMWFVREGSMFVALGASTFSLLAIAIERHLTMIKMRPYDANKRYRVFLLIGTCWFISISLGALPILGWNCIDNLPDCSTVLPLYSKKYVAFCISIFIAILVAIVILYARIYILVKSSSRNVTNHSNSERSMALLRTVVIVVGVFIACWLPLFILLLIDVAFQTKLPILYKEDGFIALAVLNSAMNPIIYTLASKEMRRAFFRLICCCLVRANVTSLPIQPTPDQSRSKSSSSNTPKPKDELPKTLLSSYTLEKDEPSFQNGNFCK from the coding sequence ATGGCTGCGTATATCACACCGACCACTCATCCTTCTTTGCATCACCAAAACACAGTGTGGGACAATGAGATAAAACGTCATTATGACTTTGTTGGAAAGGGTGACAGAGTAAATAAGGCAAAGGGCATAGACCTGACCACTATTGTGCTTCTAATCATCTGTAGCTTCATCATTCTGGAGAACTTGATGGTGTTGATTGCCATATGGATAAACAACAAGTTTCACAACCGTATGTACTTCTTTATTGGCAACCTAGCTCTCTGTGACCTGCTAGCTGGGATTGTTTACAAAGTGAACATCTTGACATCAGGGAGCAACACTGTGTTTCTTACATGCAAGATGTGGTTTGTCCGGGAAGGTAGCATGTTTGTGGCTCTAGGAGCATCTACTTTCAGCTTGTTAGCCATTGCTATCGAAAGACACTTGACTATGATCAAAATGAGGCCGTATGATGCTAATAAAAGGTACAGGGTCTTCTTGCTTATTGGAACATGCTGgtttatctccatctccttggGTGCCTTACCAATCCTTGGTTGGAACTGCATTGACAATTTACCAGACTGCTCCACTGTCTTGCCACTCTATTCTAAGAAGTATGTAGCATTTTGCATCAGCATCTTCATTGCCATTCTGGTGGCTATCGTCATCCTTTATGCACGCATTTACATCTTGGTGAAGTCCAGTAGCCGTAATGTTACTAATCACAGCAACTCAGAGAGGTCCATGGCATTGCTTAGAACAGTTGTGATTGTTGTGGGAGTCTTCATTGCCTGTTGGTTGCCGTTGTTTATTCTGCTACTGATTGATGTGGCATTCCAAACTAAGTTGCCCATTTTATACAAAGAAGATGGTTTCATTGCCTTGGCTGTCCTCAATTCAGCAATGAATCCCATCATCTACACTCTGGCAAGTAAGGAAATGCGTCGGGCTTTCTTCCGCCTTATTTGTTGCTGCCTGGTGAGAGCCAATGTCACATCCTTGCCTATCCAGCCCACACCAGATCAGAGTCGAAGCAAATCCAGTAGTAGCAACACCCCAAAGCCAAAAGATGAGCTCCCAAAAACTCTGCTTTCTTCATATACACTTGAAAAAGATGAACCTTCATTTCAGAACGGAAATTTTTGTAAGTGA